In Acidaminococcus timonensis, one DNA window encodes the following:
- the prmA gene encoding 50S ribosomal protein L11 methyltransferase, with protein MESWLQVSIKVTHEAVEAVADLLRDAGARNGVEIEDPLLLNQLRESATWELCDIPHQENTEVVTVSAYYPENDQLQEKLDAIEEGLQVIEGRIGKFRFGPTLFRKISEKDWANTWKQYFHTTKVGKKIVIKPSWETYEPQGDEKVIALDPGMAFGTGTHATTSMCIQRLEEMVTPDCDVFDVGTGSGILAMTAALLGAKTIHAVDIDEKAVEVARENIAQNGLSDRITVNQGNLLDGTDGQADLIIANIIADIIILVLPEVTVKLRTNGRFLASGIIEERLPDVEKVAGENGFTFLDVKRKAGWCAVTMGKEG; from the coding sequence ATGGAATCTTGGCTGCAAGTGAGCATCAAAGTCACCCATGAAGCGGTGGAAGCAGTGGCGGACCTGCTGCGGGACGCAGGGGCCCGGAACGGGGTGGAGATCGAAGACCCGCTGCTGCTGAACCAGCTGCGGGAAAGCGCCACCTGGGAACTGTGCGACATTCCCCATCAGGAAAATACGGAAGTGGTCACCGTTTCTGCCTATTACCCGGAAAACGACCAGCTTCAGGAAAAACTGGACGCCATTGAAGAAGGCCTCCAGGTGATCGAGGGCCGGATCGGCAAATTCCGCTTCGGACCCACCCTGTTCCGGAAAATCAGCGAAAAGGACTGGGCCAATACCTGGAAACAGTACTTCCACACCACCAAAGTGGGGAAGAAAATCGTGATCAAGCCCTCCTGGGAGACCTACGAACCCCAGGGGGACGAAAAGGTCATTGCCCTGGATCCGGGCATGGCTTTCGGTACCGGCACCCATGCCACCACCAGCATGTGCATCCAGCGGCTGGAAGAGATGGTGACGCCGGACTGTGATGTGTTCGACGTGGGCACCGGCAGCGGCATCCTGGCCATGACGGCAGCGCTCCTGGGAGCCAAAACCATCCATGCGGTGGACATTGACGAAAAGGCCGTGGAAGTGGCCAGGGAGAACATTGCCCAGAACGGGCTCAGCGACCGGATCACCGTGAACCAGGGGAACCTGCTGGACGGTACCGACGGCCAGGCGGATCTGATCATTGCCAACATCATTGCGGACATCATCATCCTGGTGCTGCCGGAAGTGACGGTGAAGCTGCGTACAAACGGCCGGTTCCTGGCCAGCGGCATCATCGAGGAACGGCTGCCGGATGTGGAGAAAGTGGCCGGGGAAAACGGCTTTACCTTCCTGGATGTGAAACGGAAGGCGGGCTGGTGCGCCGTGACCATGGGAAAGGAAGGCTGA
- a CDS encoding 16S rRNA (uracil(1498)-N(3))-methyltransferase — protein MYRFFVPRDFGETMFIDGQDAHHITHVLRMKLGQQLQIVSLDQVAAVMEITGFGENRVDLALVETLEKSHEPSVKVTLIQGLPKQDKLEWVIQKAIELGVTEIRPAIMDHSVVKVDPARAAKKQQRWQKIAEAAAKQSKRDIIPQVALPARFRDIVSTCTAQLKIVAYEVEDTRGIREVLGAHREAKSIAFLIGPEGGISKDEFVLTQQLGWHSVSLGPRIMRTETAALATLTAIMYETGNLGG, from the coding sequence GTGTACCGGTTCTTTGTACCCCGGGATTTCGGGGAAACCATGTTCATCGACGGGCAGGACGCCCACCACATCACCCATGTGCTGCGGATGAAACTGGGGCAGCAGCTCCAGATCGTGAGCCTGGACCAGGTGGCAGCGGTGATGGAAATCACCGGCTTCGGGGAAAACCGGGTGGACCTGGCCCTGGTGGAAACCCTGGAAAAAAGCCACGAACCCTCTGTCAAAGTGACCCTGATCCAGGGCCTGCCCAAGCAGGACAAACTGGAATGGGTGATCCAGAAGGCCATCGAGCTGGGGGTCACGGAGATCCGCCCGGCCATCATGGACCATTCGGTGGTGAAGGTGGATCCGGCCAGGGCAGCCAAAAAGCAGCAGCGGTGGCAGAAAATCGCGGAAGCAGCGGCCAAGCAGAGCAAGCGGGACATCATCCCCCAGGTGGCCCTGCCTGCCCGCTTCAGGGATATCGTCAGCACCTGTACGGCCCAACTGAAGATCGTGGCTTATGAAGTGGAGGACACCCGGGGCATCCGGGAAGTGCTGGGGGCCCACAGGGAGGCAAAATCCATCGCCTTCCTGATCGGTCCGGAAGGGGGCATCTCCAAAGACGAATTCGTCCTGACCCAGCAGCTGGGCTGGCATTCGGTGAGCCTGGGGCCCCGGATCATGCGGACGGAGACGGCGGCTCTGGCCACACTGACGGCCATTATGTACGAAACAGGCAATTTGGGAGGCTAA
- the mtaB gene encoding tRNA (N(6)-L-threonylcarbamoyladenosine(37)-C(2))-methylthiotransferase MtaB has protein sequence MKKIAFYTLGCKVNQSDTASMEKLFRDAGFEIVGFEDDADIYLINTCVVTNMGQSKSRKIIHRAARKDPKPLIVVTGCYPQAAPDEVAHIEGVDLLIGNQDRSRVVDLVRERLGEDPTDAPINAVHDLPVGSGFEELDAAVDASRNRAFLKIQEGCDQYCAYCIIPYARGHLRSRSLENIKEEVARLAAENYKEVVLIGIHLGCYGKEISGGPRLSDAVKAALSVPGVPRFRLGSLESVEVEDELLKLMVENPRLCAHLHLPLQAGCDATLARMHRPYDTAKFAQLLQRIRSLVPNVAITTDVIVGFPGETEEDFQKSLDFIRQCRFSKIHIFPYSQRKGTPAATMPGQLSNKEKQERVHRLEAIDQEGNLAYREAQLGTESSVLWERRNKDNGLWEGLTPGYVRVYAPSDEEWKGKISAVRLESIFEDGLKGAIIK, from the coding sequence ATGAAGAAAATCGCTTTTTATACACTGGGGTGCAAGGTGAACCAGTCGGATACGGCATCCATGGAGAAACTGTTCCGGGATGCAGGCTTTGAAATCGTAGGGTTCGAGGACGATGCGGACATCTACCTGATCAACACCTGTGTGGTGACCAACATGGGGCAGAGCAAGAGCCGGAAGATCATCCACCGGGCGGCCCGGAAGGATCCCAAGCCCCTGATCGTGGTCACCGGCTGCTATCCCCAGGCAGCGCCGGATGAAGTGGCCCACATCGAAGGGGTGGACCTGCTCATCGGCAACCAGGATCGGAGCAGGGTGGTGGACCTGGTGCGGGAACGGCTGGGGGAAGACCCTACGGATGCCCCCATCAACGCCGTCCATGATCTGCCCGTGGGCAGTGGGTTCGAAGAACTGGATGCGGCGGTGGATGCCAGCCGGAACCGGGCGTTCCTGAAGATCCAGGAGGGTTGCGACCAGTACTGCGCCTACTGCATCATTCCCTATGCCCGGGGCCATCTGCGCAGTCGCTCCCTGGAGAACATCAAGGAGGAAGTGGCCCGGCTGGCGGCGGAAAACTACAAGGAAGTGGTGCTCATCGGCATCCACCTGGGCTGTTACGGCAAGGAAATCTCCGGCGGTCCCCGGCTTTCCGACGCGGTGAAGGCGGCCCTCTCCGTACCCGGCGTGCCTCGGTTCCGGCTGGGCAGTTTGGAAAGCGTGGAAGTGGAGGACGAGCTGCTGAAGCTGATGGTGGAAAATCCCCGGCTGTGCGCCCATCTCCATTTACCGCTGCAGGCCGGTTGTGACGCCACCCTGGCCCGGATGCACCGGCCCTACGATACGGCCAAATTCGCCCAGCTGCTGCAGCGAATCCGCAGCCTGGTGCCCAACGTGGCTATCACCACGGACGTGATCGTGGGCTTCCCCGGCGAAACGGAGGAAGATTTCCAGAAGTCCCTGGACTTCATCCGGCAGTGCCGGTTCAGCAAGATCCACATCTTCCCCTATTCCCAGCGGAAGGGGACACCGGCAGCCACCATGCCCGGCCAGCTTTCCAACAAAGAGAAGCAGGAACGGGTGCACCGGTTGGAAGCCATCGACCAGGAAGGGAACCTGGCCTACCGGGAAGCCCAGCTGGGCACGGAGTCTTCTGTGCTGTGGGAACGGCGCAACAAGGATAACGGCCTTTGGGAAGGCCTGACCCCCGGCTATGTGCGGGTCTATGCCCCCAGCGACGAAGAGTGGAAAGGAAAAATTTCTGCCGTTCGGCTGGAAAGTATCTTTGAGGACGGGCTGAAGGGTGCTATAATAAAATAG
- a CDS encoding histidine triad nucleotide-binding protein — protein sequence MTDCVFCKIISGEIPSKRVYEDDKVIVINDLNPGAPVHVLVIPKEHTENILTASPDILVHVKKILPELVKKLGLEEHGFRVVVNTGDWGGQSVPHLHFHILGGKELGWPPC from the coding sequence ATGACAGACTGCGTATTTTGTAAAATCATTTCCGGGGAAATCCCCAGCAAACGAGTTTATGAAGATGACAAGGTGATCGTGATCAACGACCTGAATCCGGGGGCACCGGTGCATGTTCTGGTGATTCCCAAGGAACACACGGAAAACATCCTCACGGCATCCCCTGATATCCTGGTCCACGTAAAGAAAATCCTGCCGGAGCTGGTGAAGAAGCTGGGTCTTGAGGAACACGGCTTCCGAGTGGTGGTGAATACGGGCGATTGGGGCGGACAAAGCGTCCCTCATCTGCACTTCCACATCCTGGGCGGCAAGGAGCTGGGCTGGCCTCCGTGCTGA
- the rpsU gene encoding 30S ribosomal protein S21: MTEIRVGKTESLDSALRRFKRATQKAGVLSEVRKREHYEKPSVRRKKKSEAARKRKSR; this comes from the coding sequence ATGACTGAGATCAGAGTTGGCAAAACCGAATCTTTGGACAGCGCTCTGCGCCGTTTCAAACGCGCTACGCAGAAAGCTGGCGTTCTGTCCGAAGTGCGGAAACGCGAACATTATGAAAAACCCAGCGTAAGACGGAAAAAGAAGTCTGAAGCTGCAAGAAAACGCAAATCCAGATAA
- a CDS encoding GatB/YqeY domain-containing protein yields the protein MSLRELLQTDMKQAMKDRENGKLRLAVLRMVWAAIRNKEIDEKTNLDDSAVLAVIMKEVKQREDTIKEIKDANRPDLVEKNQQEIDVLKKYLPKQLSDDELKKIVEDAIARTGAKSMKDMGKVMGTVMAQTKGQATGQRVNAMVKALLG from the coding sequence GTGTCTTTACGAGAACTTCTGCAAACCGATATGAAGCAAGCCATGAAAGACCGGGAAAACGGCAAGCTTCGGCTGGCCGTTTTGCGTATGGTCTGGGCTGCCATTCGGAATAAGGAAATAGACGAAAAGACCAACCTGGATGATAGTGCTGTTCTGGCTGTCATCATGAAGGAAGTTAAGCAGAGAGAAGATACCATCAAAGAGATCAAGGATGCCAATCGTCCGGATCTGGTTGAAAAGAACCAGCAGGAAATCGACGTACTGAAGAAGTACCTGCCGAAACAACTGAGTGACGATGAGCTGAAGAAGATCGTGGAAGATGCCATCGCCAGGACCGGTGCCAAATCCATGAAGGATATGGGTAAGGTCATGGGAACGGTCATGGCACAGACCAAGGGCCAGGCAACGGGCCAACGGGTCAACGCCATGGTGAAGGCTCTGCTGGGCTGA
- a CDS encoding pyridoxal phosphate-dependent aminotransferase — translation MVNEKMYQLGSKKSTIRTIFEYGQKRAKEVGAENICDFSLGNPNVPAPEFIKQAVIDIMNELPPQAIHSYTVAPGNPQVRETLAKDINRRFGTHFTGANLFMVSGAAAAITICFKALAEEGDEFIAFAPFFPEYRCFVESTGASLKVVPARTEDFQIDFDAFEKLVTPHTKGVIVNSPNNPSGVVYSEDTIKTLTAILDKKEKEYGHPIFIISDEPYREIVYGDIQVPYIPLYYKDTLVCYSYSKSFSLPGERIGYIVIPGEVADFNKVFGAIAGAARVECHVNAPSLWQLVVARCAGKPSDVEPYRRNGELLYKGLKEAGFTVLKPQGAFYLFPKCLEEDDYAFCERARKYDLLLVPGTDFGCPGYFRASYCISYDTIKKSLPLFKKLAEEYGK, via the coding sequence ATGGTTAATGAAAAAATGTACCAACTGGGTTCGAAAAAATCCACCATCCGCACCATTTTCGAATACGGCCAGAAGCGGGCCAAGGAAGTGGGCGCGGAGAATATCTGCGACTTCAGTCTGGGCAACCCCAATGTGCCGGCTCCGGAATTCATCAAACAGGCCGTCATCGATATCATGAATGAGCTGCCGCCTCAGGCCATCCACAGCTATACGGTGGCACCGGGCAATCCCCAGGTACGGGAAACCCTGGCTAAGGATATCAACCGCCGTTTCGGCACCCATTTCACGGGAGCCAACCTGTTCATGGTCAGCGGTGCTGCGGCTGCCATCACCATCTGCTTCAAGGCCCTGGCCGAAGAGGGGGATGAATTCATCGCCTTTGCTCCGTTCTTCCCCGAATACCGGTGCTTCGTGGAATCTACCGGTGCCAGCCTGAAAGTGGTGCCTGCTCGTACGGAAGACTTCCAGATCGACTTCGATGCTTTTGAGAAACTGGTGACACCCCACACGAAAGGGGTCATCGTGAACTCTCCCAACAACCCCAGCGGCGTGGTGTATTCTGAAGATACCATCAAGACCCTGACCGCCATCCTGGACAAAAAGGAAAAGGAATACGGCCATCCCATCTTCATCATTTCCGATGAGCCCTACCGGGAAATCGTGTACGGAGATATCCAGGTTCCCTATATCCCCCTGTATTACAAGGATACCCTGGTTTGCTATTCCTACAGCAAATCCTTCTCCCTGCCGGGCGAACGGATCGGGTATATCGTGATTCCCGGTGAAGTGGCGGACTTCAACAAGGTGTTCGGCGCCATTGCCGGGGCGGCCCGGGTGGAATGCCATGTGAACGCGCCTTCCCTGTGGCAGCTGGTGGTGGCACGGTGCGCCGGCAAACCTTCCGATGTGGAACCCTATCGCCGGAACGGGGAGCTGCTGTACAAAGGCCTGAAAGAAGCCGGTTTTACGGTGCTGAAACCCCAGGGTGCCTTCTACCTGTTCCCCAAATGCCTGGAAGAGGATGATTACGCCTTCTGTGAACGGGCCAGGAAGTACGATCTGCTCCTGGTACCGGGGACGGATTTCGGCTGTCCCGGCTATTTCCGCGCTTCTTACTGCATCAGTTATGATACCATCAAAAAATCTTTGCCCCTGTTCAAGAAACTGGCAGAGGAATATGGGAAATAA
- a CDS encoding M48 family metalloprotease, translated as MKTVILMVASYFVNFILLSVYSPFAMLVFGPFLDPAALQQLNDNPGYSYWLMSFLILVPGLLMQLSPFQRLMIFFSGYKPAKGEYRAMLEQALQPIIARGGLGGEKFHLYVNPDKSINACALGDNNIVVNEPMFRYFTVDELSGVLAHEMGHLQKGHTWKLLLLWGMTLANRVAFWCYRMVLMIITVLQFIPFIGWVLGFFALIMNFFLQIGNWVLTYPLILFNRYCARQDEYAADDYACHIGLGPELYEGLAKIDDMYHNPRLSFFGRMLSDHPATDERLQRIREYVEEHRTM; from the coding sequence GTGAAGACTGTCATCCTGATGGTGGCGTCTTATTTCGTCAATTTCATTCTGCTTTCCGTCTACAGTCCCTTTGCCATGCTGGTGTTCGGTCCTTTCCTGGATCCGGCTGCCCTGCAGCAGCTGAATGACAACCCCGGCTATTCCTACTGGCTCATGAGCTTTTTGATCCTGGTGCCCGGACTCCTGATGCAACTGTCCCCGTTCCAGCGGCTCATGATCTTCTTCAGCGGTTATAAACCTGCGAAAGGGGAATACCGGGCCATGCTGGAACAGGCTCTGCAGCCCATCATCGCGCGGGGCGGTCTGGGGGGAGAAAAATTCCATCTGTATGTGAACCCTGACAAGTCCATCAACGCCTGTGCGTTGGGGGACAACAACATCGTGGTGAATGAGCCCATGTTCCGGTATTTCACCGTGGATGAGCTGTCCGGGGTGCTGGCCCACGAAATGGGGCACCTGCAGAAGGGACACACCTGGAAGCTGCTGCTCCTGTGGGGCATGACCCTGGCCAACCGGGTGGCCTTCTGGTGCTACCGGATGGTCCTGATGATCATCACGGTGCTCCAGTTCATCCCTTTCATCGGGTGGGTCCTGGGGTTCTTTGCTCTGATCATGAATTTCTTCCTGCAGATCGGCAACTGGGTGCTGACGTATCCGCTGATTTTGTTTAACCGGTACTGTGCCCGACAGGATGAATATGCGGCGGATGATTATGCCTGCCACATCGGCCTGGGGCCGGAACTGTACGAAGGTCTGGCCAAAATCGACGACATGTACCACAACCCCCGGCTGAGCTTCTTTGGCCGCATGCTGTCCGATCATCCGGCGACGGATGAAAGGCTCCAGCGGATCCGGGAGTACGTGGAAGAACATCGCACAATGTGA
- a CDS encoding CarD family transcriptional regulator — MFAVGDKVLYPMHGAAIIKDVEQKQIDGHPVNYFVLKMLLSDMKVMIPEVNVDKIGLRPIVNKAILPRVEEVLKARPENKMKRITWNRRYNMYVDKMKTGDIFEVADVVRTLAVQETEKKLSAGERRLLTTAKQILLSEFMLVESVDEEKSEEWLDQFI, encoded by the coding sequence ATGTTTGCGGTGGGAGATAAGGTGCTGTATCCCATGCATGGGGCAGCCATCATAAAAGATGTGGAACAGAAGCAGATCGACGGACATCCGGTGAATTATTTTGTCCTGAAAATGCTGCTCAGTGACATGAAAGTCATGATCCCGGAAGTGAATGTGGATAAAATCGGCCTGCGTCCCATTGTGAACAAAGCCATCCTGCCCAGGGTTGAAGAAGTGCTGAAAGCACGTCCTGAAAACAAAATGAAACGGATCACCTGGAACCGCCGCTACAATATGTATGTGGACAAGATGAAGACCGGGGACATTTTCGAGGTGGCGGATGTGGTACGCACCCTGGCTGTCCAGGAAACGGAAAAGAAACTGTCCGCCGGTGAGCGGCGCCTGCTGACCACGGCCAAGCAGATCCTGCTCAGTGAGTTCATGCTGGTGGAAAGCGTGGATGAAGAAAAAAGTGAAGAATGGCTGGACCAGTTCATCTGA
- a CDS encoding PIN/TRAM domain-containing protein has product MVEKILKFLVVLVFAAIGFFLMEIATPLFSEFVSSDYLKVGFLGITPLNLILGVVGALIFGYVGRAVSQPLIRSTVHFSEILAGHLADLPTGDIFVLSIGVITGLIVATLLGTAFSRIPIIGPYISLLFSIMGAIIGAKVALNKREDIQSFFNRVWFARGKENARKLGSRHVSRTYKLLDTSVLIDGRILEVIRLGFLEGVIVIPKFVLEELQKVADSGDTLKRNRGRRGLDIVREIQADRNATVEISEKDYDDVTEVDTKLVRLAKEMDGIVATNDFNLSKVAEIQGVKVLNINDLANALKQSVLPGEELQIFLAKEGKEPGQAIGYLDDGTMVVVESGKRCVNFTVPVTVTSVLQTSAGRMIFAKLK; this is encoded by the coding sequence ATGGTCGAAAAGATCCTGAAATTCCTGGTGGTCCTGGTCTTTGCAGCCATTGGCTTTTTTCTGATGGAAATCGCCACGCCGCTTTTTTCGGAATTCGTCAGCTCGGATTATCTGAAGGTGGGTTTCCTGGGCATCACACCCCTGAACCTGATCCTGGGCGTAGTAGGGGCCCTGATCTTCGGATACGTTGGACGGGCAGTGTCCCAGCCGCTGATCCGTTCCACGGTACACTTTTCGGAAATCCTGGCCGGACACCTGGCCGATCTGCCCACAGGTGACATCTTTGTCCTGTCCATCGGGGTGATCACCGGTCTGATCGTGGCAACCCTGCTGGGGACGGCATTCTCCCGCATTCCCATCATCGGGCCGTACATTTCTCTGCTGTTCAGCATCATGGGCGCCATCATCGGAGCCAAAGTGGCCCTCAACAAACGCGAGGATATCCAATCTTTTTTCAATCGGGTCTGGTTTGCCCGGGGCAAGGAAAATGCCCGGAAACTGGGATCCCGTCATGTTTCCCGCACTTATAAACTACTGGATACCAGCGTTCTCATCGATGGCCGCATCCTGGAGGTGATCCGTCTGGGGTTCCTGGAAGGGGTCATCGTCATCCCCAAGTTCGTCCTGGAAGAACTGCAGAAGGTGGCCGATTCAGGGGATACCCTGAAGCGGAACCGGGGCCGCAGAGGCCTTGATATCGTCCGGGAGATCCAGGCTGACAGGAATGCCACGGTGGAAATCTCTGAGAAGGACTACGATGATGTGACGGAAGTGGACACGAAGCTGGTCCGTCTGGCCAAGGAGATGGATGGCATCGTGGCCACCAACGACTTCAACCTGAGCAAGGTGGCCGAAATCCAGGGCGTAAAGGTCCTGAATATCAACGACCTGGCCAATGCCCTGAAACAGAGCGTGCTGCCGGGGGAAGAACTGCAGATCTTCCTGGCCAAGGAAGGCAAGGAACCGGGCCAGGCCATCGGGTATCTGGACGACGGCACCATGGTGGTGGTGGAGAGCGGCAAACGCTGCGTGAACTTCACCGTGCCGGTGACGGTCACGTCCGTGCTCCAGACTTCGGCAGGCCGGATGATCTTTGCCAAACTGAAATGA
- the ispF gene encoding 2-C-methyl-D-erythritol 2,4-cyclodiphosphate synthase, with product MDDRLFCIIAAGGMGKRLGLGYNKNYACIGGVPILIRNLSQVAKVPGMVQAVVVVAAGEEPEAEALLRQYQGEKFPHLVWRVVTGGRERQDSVERGIAALPADARWVAVHDGARPFATPDLFTRVWQAARETGAAIAAVPCKDTIKVGNSRRQVERTLQRSRLWAVQTPQIFTADQLRRHGAFVAQNHLAVTDDASIAEAMGVPVQLVPGSYENQKITTPEDLRWARALVEEKEERTMEFRIGSGYDVHRLVEGRDLILCGVKVPCEKGLDGHSDADVALHALMDALLGAAGLGDIGRLFPDTDDRFLGADSRKLLAVVLEKLRKEGWKVNNVDVTIIAQRPKLAPYEPAMRENLRTDLGIPAGAVNVKATTTEKLGFTGRGEGIAAEAVASLIR from the coding sequence ATGGATGACCGTTTATTTTGCATCATCGCCGCCGGAGGTATGGGAAAACGGCTCGGTTTGGGGTATAATAAAAACTATGCCTGTATCGGTGGTGTGCCCATCCTGATCCGGAACCTGAGCCAGGTGGCAAAAGTTCCCGGGATGGTGCAGGCTGTGGTGGTGGTGGCAGCCGGCGAAGAGCCGGAAGCCGAAGCCCTGCTGCGGCAATACCAGGGGGAGAAATTCCCGCACCTGGTGTGGCGTGTCGTGACCGGGGGCAGGGAACGACAGGATTCTGTGGAACGGGGCATTGCGGCACTGCCGGCAGATGCCCGGTGGGTAGCCGTCCATGACGGGGCCCGCCCCTTTGCCACCCCGGATCTTTTTACCCGGGTCTGGCAGGCAGCCAGAGAAACCGGTGCCGCCATTGCGGCTGTGCCCTGTAAGGATACCATTAAAGTAGGAAATTCCCGCCGCCAGGTGGAACGCACCCTGCAGCGGAGCAGACTGTGGGCGGTGCAGACGCCCCAGATCTTTACCGCAGACCAGCTGAGACGGCACGGAGCCTTTGTGGCGCAGAACCATCTGGCTGTCACCGACGATGCCAGCATTGCGGAAGCCATGGGTGTACCGGTGCAGCTGGTGCCCGGTTCCTACGAAAACCAGAAGATCACCACCCCGGAAGACCTGCGATGGGCCCGGGCCCTGGTGGAAGAGAAGGAGGAACGGACCATGGAATTCCGGATCGGTTCCGGTTATGATGTCCACCGGCTGGTGGAAGGGCGAGACCTGATCCTCTGTGGGGTGAAGGTCCCCTGTGAAAAAGGTCTGGACGGCCATTCCGACGCGGATGTGGCACTCCACGCCCTGATGGATGCCCTGCTGGGCGCTGCCGGGCTGGGGGATATCGGCCGGCTGTTCCCGGATACGGATGACCGGTTCCTGGGAGCTGACAGCCGGAAGCTGCTGGCGGTGGTGCTGGAAAAGCTCCGGAAAGAGGGCTGGAAGGTGAACAATGTGGATGTGACAATCATCGCCCAGCGGCCCAAACTGGCGCCCTATGAGCCTGCCATGAGGGAGAACCTGCGAACCGATCTGGGAATCCCTGCCGGTGCCGTCAATGTGAAGGCCACCACCACCGAGAAGCTGGGCTTTACCGGCCGGGGGGAAGGCATCGCGGCGGAAGCCGTGGCCAGTCTGATACGATAA
- the gltX gene encoding glutamate--tRNA ligase: protein MDNKLKVRFAPSPTGPFHIGGARSALFNWLLARKYHGTMLLRIEDTDQDRSKPEWEENIKAALKWLGIDWDEGVDVGGPNGPYHQMERLDIYKKYTDKLLAEGKAYYCYCTPEELEKEREELTAQGKMPRYMGKCRNLTPEQRAAYEAEGRKPTIRFRVPEGQDIVVHDMVRGDVHFESDGIGDFVIVKSDGIPTYNYAVVIDDALMGVNCVIRAEEHLSNTPRQLLLYDALGFEKPKFGHISLILGPDHKKMSKRHGATSVDQYRQMGYLPDAIVNFLALLGWAPTTDQEIFSREELIQNFSMDHVAKNPAVFDIKKLNWLNAHYMRQLSDEDYFSFAVPFMKEAGYMTGEETGDRLEWLKKVVLTAKEQAEFGKEIPEKVALYFSDDFDFETPEAEAVLKEETVPQVMGLFLAKLAAAENLDHAGTKALFKAVQKETKLGGKKVFMPVRVALTGNQHGPELAEMIPLMGKDRVAKRIRGSLAKAGVTL from the coding sequence ATGGATAACAAACTGAAAGTACGTTTTGCACCCAGCCCCACGGGGCCGTTCCACATCGGGGGTGCCCGGTCCGCACTGTTCAACTGGCTGCTGGCCCGCAAATACCACGGAACCATGCTGCTGCGGATCGAAGACACCGACCAGGACCGTTCCAAGCCGGAATGGGAAGAAAACATCAAAGCCGCCCTGAAATGGCTGGGGATCGACTGGGATGAAGGAGTGGATGTAGGCGGCCCCAACGGTCCGTACCATCAGATGGAACGGCTGGATATCTACAAGAAATACACCGACAAGCTGCTGGCAGAAGGCAAGGCCTATTACTGCTACTGTACGCCGGAAGAGCTGGAAAAAGAACGGGAAGAGCTGACCGCCCAGGGGAAGATGCCCCGGTACATGGGCAAATGCCGGAACCTGACTCCGGAACAGCGGGCTGCCTATGAGGCAGAAGGCCGTAAGCCTACCATCCGGTTCCGGGTGCCCGAAGGCCAGGACATTGTGGTCCACGATATGGTCCGGGGGGATGTCCATTTCGAATCCGACGGCATCGGTGATTTCGTCATCGTAAAGAGCGACGGGATCCCCACCTATAACTATGCAGTGGTCATCGATGATGCCCTGATGGGAGTCAACTGCGTGATCCGGGCGGAAGAACATCTGTCCAACACTCCGCGGCAGCTGCTGCTGTACGATGCCCTGGGCTTCGAAAAACCCAAGTTCGGCCATATTTCCCTGATCCTGGGACCGGACCACAAGAAGATGAGCAAACGGCACGGCGCCACTTCTGTGGACCAGTACCGTCAGATGGGGTACCTGCCCGATGCCATCGTGAACTTCCTGGCCCTGCTGGGCTGGGCACCCACCACGGACCAGGAAATCTTCTCCCGGGAAGAACTGATCCAGAACTTCTCCATGGACCATGTGGCCAAGAATCCGGCTGTGTTCGACATCAAGAAGCTGAACTGGCTGAATGCCCACTACATGCGCCAGCTCAGCGATGAAGACTATTTCAGCTTCGCCGTACCCTTTATGAAGGAAGCCGGCTACATGACCGGTGAAGAAACCGGCGACAGGCTGGAATGGCTGAAGAAGGTGGTGCTGACCGCCAAGGAACAGGCTGAATTCGGCAAGGAGATCCCTGAAAAAGTGGCCCTGTACTTCTCCGATGACTTCGATTTCGAAACGCCGGAAGCGGAAGCCGTCCTGAAGGAAGAAACGGTGCCCCAGGTCATGGGTCTGTTCCTGGCCAAACTGGCTGCGGCTGAAAACCTGGACCATGCCGGCACCAAGGCCCTGTTCAAGGCCGTACAGAAGGAAACGAAACTGGGCGGCAAGAAAGTCTTCATGCCTGTCCGGGTAGCCCTGACCGGGAACCAGCATGGTCCGGAACTGGCGGAAATGATCCCGCTGATGGGCAAGGACCGGGTGGCCAAACGCATTCGCGGCAGCCTGGCCAAAGCAGGTGTCACCCTGTAA